The Synergistaceae bacterium nucleotide sequence GGCTTTCCAATTTGGTGGTATGTCGCGCCTACCATCATCAACACGTTCCTCGAAAGCTATGACTTCGCTGGCAAGACTATCGTACCCTTTGCGACGTCTGGCGGCAGCGGTATCGGTGAGACGGTGGCGCACCTGAAAGGAAGCGTCAACACTTCCACAGTTATAACGGAAGGCAAAATATTAAACGGCAGGCAGACGAAAGAAAGCCTGACGGTTTGGATCAATAGCCTTAGACTTTGAACTTGCAGTTAAGGAACGCGTTGCGGAGGACTGAAAAGCTGGAGGCGATGCTGGATGGATAAAATATTTGAGGAACTGTTCCAAGATTGTACTAGGTTCGGAACAAAAATCCTTAAGGAGCAGTATCTGGCATTTGGTAAATATCCAATTGTGGATCAAGGACAATCCTATATCGCAGGCTATACCAATACTAACGATGGTCTCTACAATGATGTCCCCGCAATAGTTTTTGGTGATCATACGAGAATAGTCAAGTATGTGGATGTACCATTTTTTTTAGGCGCAGATGGCGTCAAACTTCTGAAAGTACGATATCCGAGGGCTAATGTTAAATATTTCTACTATGCTCTGAGTGCGGCTCATATTCCTGATACAGGATACAATCGGCATTTCAAATGGTTAAAGGATTTAGTTTTTAACTATCCTTCATCCGAAGAACAAAGTAAAGTTGTTGCTGTTCTTGACAAAACACGTATTCTAATCTTTTTACATGAACGTCAGCTTGAACAACTTGACCTAATGGTCAAATCCAGATTTGTTGAGATGTTTGGGGATTCGACGGTAAACGATAAAGGGTGGAAAATCAAGCGGCTCGATGAGATAGCCACAACTCGGTTAGGCAAGATGTTGGATGCGAAGAAAAAGACAGGTGAAAACACCTATCCTTACCTCGCAAATTTCAATGTCCAGTGGTTTCGTTTTGGTTTAGAAAAGCTTAACACAATGGATTTTGATGAAGCTGACAGAGCGGCATTCGCCTTGCGATACGGCGACTTATTGGTTTGTGAGGGCGGCGAAGTCGGGCGAACAGCTATCTGGAAAAACGAGTTAGAAAATTGTTTCTTTCAAAAAGCCTTACATCGAGTACGTTGCAATCCAGACATTTGCATCCCTGAATACTTGGCTGGGGTAATGTACCACAAGGCCACAGAAACTAACTTTGATGGTTTGGTGACAAGCGCCACGATAGCGCATTTGACTGGAGTAAAACTTAGATCAATGAAAATCCCACTGCCCCCTCTCTCGCTTCAAAATCGTTTCGCGGCGTTCGCCGAAGCCGCCGACAAATCAAAATTTGAAGTGCAGAAGGGACTAGACA carries:
- a CDS encoding flavodoxin (An electron-transfer protein; flavodoxin binds one FMN molecule, which serves as a redox-active prosthetic group) — its product is MSKKLVAYFSASGVTRNVAKALVEAVGADMYEIKPQVPYTKADLDWQDKNSRSSIEMNDKSSRPAITDKDANIGVYDVVFVGFPIWWYVAPTIINTFLESYDFAGKTIVPFATSGGSGIGETVAHLKGSVNTSTVITEGKILNGRQTKESLTVWINSLRL
- a CDS encoding restriction endonuclease subunit S, whose amino-acid sequence is MDKIFEELFQDCTRFGTKILKEQYLAFGKYPIVDQGQSYIAGYTNTNDGLYNDVPAIVFGDHTRIVKYVDVPFFLGADGVKLLKVRYPRANVKYFYYALSAAHIPDTGYNRHFKWLKDLVFNYPSSEEQSKVVAVLDKTRILIFLHERQLEQLDLMVKSRFVEMFGDSTVNDKGWKIKRLDEIATTRLGKMLDAKKKTGENTYPYLANFNVQWFRFGLEKLNTMDFDEADRAAFALRYGDLLVCEGGEVGRTAIWKNELENCFFQKALHRVRCNPDICIPEYLAGVMYHKATETNFDGLVTSATIAHLTGVKLRSMKIPLPPLSLQNRFAAFAEAADKSKFEVQKGLDKTRLLYDSLISEYFAY